A window from Salvelinus fontinalis isolate EN_2023a chromosome 8, ASM2944872v1, whole genome shotgun sequence encodes these proteins:
- the slc13a3 gene encoding solute carrier family 13 member 3 encodes MEMETISTFAKKLWCVKKQLILFLTPLILLPLLFGLPEKEGKCLYVVLLMAVFWCTETLPLAVTAMLPVCLFPTMGILPSKKVCPQYFLDTNFLFLSGLVMASAIEEWGLHRRIALKVLKIVGVKPAWLILGMMITSAFLSMWLSNTATTAMMLPIANAILESLFGDLATLKENCKVKDETEGQARVKLHALPSEKQILSIDGPDRMERSDGSTAEEIRTESEYQMKVWKGFLICIPYAASIGGTATLTGTAPNLILIGQLKSYFPECDLINFGSWFAFAFPLMVFFLILGWLWISFLYGGLNTRLCVKKQDERAQAEAKAEAVIDEDYRKLGPINFAEGAIAFFFILFAVLLFTRDPKFVTGWSTFFNKGYVSDATTGVIIVSILFFFPSQKPSLSWWLDSQAPNTPYVPLLSWKKAQECVPWNIILLLGGGFAMAKGCEESGLAAWIGAYLQPIAQVPPAVAVMFITAFLACFTEFASNTATIIIFLPVIAELAMFVKVNPLYFMIPATTGCSFAFMLPVSTPPNSIAFASGHLLVKDMVKTGFVMNILGILSVSLAMNTWGRAMFSLETYPDWARPVNMSSTVTDIQFPPVPPFNLTSL; translated from the exons ATGGAAATGGAAACCATATCAACATTCGCTAAGAAACTTTGGTGTGTCAAGAAACAACTCATTCTTTTCCTCACTCCACTTATTCTTCTCCCGTTACTTTTTGGGCTACCGGAAAAG GAGGGGAAATGTCTGTACGTGGTGCTTCTAATGGCTGTGTTCTGGTGCACAGAGACACTTCCCTTAGCTGTCACTGCCATGCTACCTGTTTGCCTCTTTCCAACCATGGGAATTCTTCCATCCAAAAAAGTCTGCCCTCAGTACTTCCTCGATACCAATTTTCTCTTTCTCAGTGGTCTTGTTATGGCATCAGCTATTGAGGAATGGGGTCTGCATCGCAGAATAGCTCTGAAAGTTCTTAAGATTGTTGGAGTCAAACCAGCCTG GTTGATTTTGGGAATGATGATCACCTCTGCCTTCCTGTCCATGTGGCTCAGTAACACCGCAACAACGGCCATGATGCTTCCCATTGCTAACGCCATCCTGGAGAGTCTCTTTGGAGACCTGGCCACTCTGAAGGAAAACTGTAAGGTGAAAGACGAGACAGAGG GTCAAGCACGAGTAAAGCTGCATGCACTGCCCTCTGAAAAACAGATATTGTCTATAGACGG ACCTGATCGGATGGAGCGTTCAGATGGGAGTACTGCAGAGGAGATCAGGACAGAGTCAGAGTACCAGATGAAGGTGTGGAAAGGCTTCCTGATATGTATCCCGTACGCTGCCAGTATCGGAGGGACTGCCACCCTGACAGGCACTGCACCAAACCTCATCCTCATTGGACAACTTAAGAG TTACTTCCCCGAGTGCGACTTGATCAATTTTGGCTCTTGGTTTGCATTCGCATTTCCTCTCATGGTGTTCTTCCTCATCTTGGGATGGCTATGGATTTCTTTCCTCTACGGGGGCTTGAATACACG GTTGTGTGTGAAGAAACAGGACGAAAGAGCACAAGCAGAGGCGAAGGCTGAGGCCGTGATTGATGAAGACTACAGAAAACTAGGCCCCATAAA TTTTGCAGAAGGAGCCATCGCATTCTTTTTCATTTTGTTTGCCGTTCTCCTGTTTACAAGAGATCCTAAATTTGTAACTGGATGGTCCACGTTTTTCAACAAAGG GTATGTGTCAGATGCGACCACTGGAGTGATCATTGTGTCAATCCTATTCTTCTTCCCTTCCCAAAAGCCCTCTCTTAGCTGGTGGCTTGATTCTCAAG CACCAAATACTCCATATGTTCCTCTCCTATCATGGAAGAAAGCACAGGAATGTGTCCCATGGAATATCATTCTGTTGCTGGGTGGAGGCTTTGCCATGGCCAAGGGATGTGAG GAGTCAGGACTGGCGGCGTGGATAGGAGCCTACCTCCAGCCTATTGCCCAGGTCCCCCCTGCTGTGGCCGTCATGTTTATCACAGCTTTCCTGGCCTGCTTCACAGAGTTCGCCAGCAATACCGCCACCATTATCATATTCCTGCCCGTCATTGCTGAACTG GCTATGTTTGTCAAGGTGAATCCTCTTTACTTCATGATACCTGCGACAACAGGATGTTCATTTGCCTTCATGTTGCCAGTCTCcacccctcccaactccattgcCTTTGCATCTGGCCATCTTTTGGTGAAGGACATG GTGAAAACGGGCTTTGTGATGAACATTTTGGGCATTTTATCAGTTTCTCTGGCCATGAACACTTGGGGTCGTGCCATGTTCAGTTTGGAGACTTATCCAGACTGGGCTcgtccagtcaacatgtccagtACTGTCACAGATATACAGTTCCCCCCCGTCCCACCTTTCAACCTTACTAGTTTGTGA